One Streptomyces sp. L2 genomic window carries:
- a CDS encoding WhiB family transcriptional regulator: MNGHAPDTLDSALAWANNAACRGQNLDLFFTESKTGVEQAKQICARCPVREDCLDEVLRAENDARYGVYGGLTGKERTQLIRRR, encoded by the coding sequence ATGAACGGTCACGCCCCCGACACCCTCGACAGCGCCCTTGCCTGGGCGAACAACGCCGCCTGCCGCGGGCAGAACCTCGACCTGTTCTTCACCGAGTCCAAGACCGGCGTGGAACAGGCCAAGCAGATCTGCGCCCGCTGCCCGGTCCGCGAGGACTGCCTCGACGAGGTCCTCCGCGCGGAGAACGACGCCCGGTACGGCGTCTACGGCGGACTCACCGGCAAGGAACGCACCCAGCTGATCAGGCGCCGATGA
- a CDS encoding DUF2637 domain-containing protein, translating into MNTPRATGRRLSQPIRLAWGLVLGMLLAAAAWSLSGQLMHWGMGRLLAWPLSIMFDAAGLICATYARRAVERGTPAGLARLALLAFVGVAGLLNWNHGHAIGGIPAAAGFASLSAGVELLFELHRRDVRDEQRAARGLIAERLPHIPALGWIMYPTRSWATLRRAVGVRLDLLDPVQNGDTLSAPDTDTRPDNRRAATVRSAVRAAADTLPDADAEDIVEHLSAAGIDTDTDTVRTILQDSADSRPDSKDSRSQRPSVRPVRPIAPPGQTVADTVRTALASGITDKDAVTSYVRTVHGQHVPADTIARTRRRIERSAS; encoded by the coding sequence GTGAACACGCCCCGCGCCACCGGCCGCCGACTCTCCCAGCCCATCCGACTCGCCTGGGGCCTCGTCCTCGGCATGCTCCTCGCCGCCGCCGCCTGGTCCCTCTCCGGTCAGCTCATGCACTGGGGCATGGGCCGCCTCCTCGCCTGGCCCCTGTCGATCATGTTCGACGCCGCCGGACTCATCTGCGCCACCTACGCCCGCCGCGCCGTCGAACGCGGCACCCCCGCCGGCCTCGCCCGCCTCGCGCTCCTCGCCTTCGTCGGCGTCGCCGGCCTCCTCAACTGGAACCACGGCCACGCCATCGGAGGCATCCCCGCGGCCGCCGGATTCGCTTCCCTCTCCGCCGGCGTCGAGCTGCTCTTCGAACTCCACCGCCGCGACGTCCGCGACGAGCAGCGAGCCGCCCGCGGACTCATCGCCGAACGGCTCCCGCACATCCCGGCACTCGGCTGGATCATGTACCCGACCCGGTCCTGGGCGACGCTGCGCCGCGCGGTCGGTGTCCGCCTCGACCTCCTCGACCCCGTCCAGAACGGGGACACCCTGTCCGCCCCGGACACGGACACCCGGCCGGACAACCGGCGCGCCGCCACTGTCCGCTCCGCTGTCCGGGCAGCCGCGGACACCCTCCCGGACGCCGACGCCGAGGACATCGTCGAGCACCTGTCCGCCGCCGGAATCGACACGGACACGGACACCGTCCGCACGATCCTCCAGGACAGCGCGGACAGCCGCCCGGACAGCAAGGACAGCAGGTCACAGCGTCCGTCCGTCCGCCCTGTCCGGCCGATCGCCCCGCCCGGACAGACCGTCGCGGACACCGTCCGGACAGCCCTCGCGTCCGGGATCACGGACAAGGACGCCGTCACCTCCTACGTCCGCACCGTCCACGGACAGCACGTCCCCGCGGACACCATCGCCCGCACCCGGCGCCGCATCGAGCGGTCGGCGTCATGA
- a CDS encoding lambda-exonuclease family protein, with protein MTTAAPAGPTSPAAGRRVTPTGRLILPADADRADWLTARRNGLGSSDIAAILGISRYGNALSVYHDKTGGLPLESDDSEPALWGRAFEETVAREWARRNRSFVRRVGLVANIDRPWQMCTLDRRVLDCPLADGAEKCAVEIKCRDKMKASLFRTGVADDVLVQTLWQADVCGYDHIHAAVLIGGNDYRQYVIRVADHADLIADLRTAGERAWQQITSRRPPVLAQDADPDVLLDLYDRLYPERAGTVDITRDVGAQEALGDYLDAHQEATAAAKRKKAAQARMVEALAGAEAAIVLDRPFYSLDETHREYCDVKRLAEHWPDAYADCVEDRVSRRLNIPRSVREEHTA; from the coding sequence ATGACGACCGCAGCCCCGGCCGGGCCCACCAGCCCGGCCGCCGGCCGCCGGGTCACCCCGACCGGCCGCCTCATCCTCCCCGCCGACGCCGACCGCGCCGACTGGCTCACCGCCCGCCGTAACGGACTCGGCTCCTCCGACATCGCCGCCATCCTCGGCATCAGCCGCTACGGCAACGCCCTGTCCGTCTACCACGACAAGACCGGCGGCCTTCCCCTGGAGTCCGACGACTCCGAACCCGCCCTGTGGGGCAGGGCTTTCGAGGAGACCGTCGCCCGCGAGTGGGCGCGCCGCAACCGCTCCTTCGTCCGCCGCGTCGGCCTCGTCGCCAACATCGACCGGCCATGGCAGATGTGCACCCTGGACCGCCGCGTCCTGGACTGCCCCCTCGCCGACGGCGCCGAGAAGTGCGCGGTGGAGATCAAGTGCCGCGACAAGATGAAGGCCAGCCTGTTCCGCACCGGAGTCGCCGACGACGTGCTGGTGCAGACGCTGTGGCAAGCCGACGTGTGCGGCTACGACCACATCCACGCCGCAGTCCTGATCGGCGGGAACGACTACCGGCAGTACGTGATCCGCGTCGCCGACCACGCCGATCTGATCGCCGATCTCCGCACCGCAGGCGAACGGGCCTGGCAGCAGATCACCTCCCGCCGCCCGCCCGTCCTGGCGCAGGACGCCGACCCCGACGTGCTCCTGGACCTCTACGACCGGCTGTACCCCGAGCGCGCCGGCACGGTCGACATCACCCGCGACGTCGGCGCCCAGGAAGCCCTCGGCGACTACCTCGACGCGCACCAGGAAGCCACCGCCGCAGCGAAGCGGAAGAAGGCCGCACAGGCCCGCATGGTCGAAGCCCTTGCGGGCGCTGAGGCCGCGATCGTCCTGGACCGGCCCTTCTACAGCCTCGACGAGACGCACCGCGAGTACTGCGACGTCAAGCGGCTCGCCGAGCACTGGCCCGACGCGTACGCCGACTGCGTCGAGGACCGCGTCTCCCGCCGCCTGAACATCCCCCGCTCTGTCCGTGAGGAGCACACCGCATGA
- a CDS encoding helix-turn-helix domain-containing protein, which produces MPKSPENEGVPRLMTVTEIAQEHGVSRQSVHSYRTRGTFPKPVEGEGSTRPRFRADEVAAWFAANPPSPGKRTDLTPPPQGEPVPTTTDPRSDLYAFAMDGKEHSPGNSERASERIDAFRAAVVIEVVEALQERAGELSKLAEEKMSDALEDKAQVWHEAAEMARRLKRKAEAQDG; this is translated from the coding sequence GTGCCCAAGAGCCCTGAGAACGAGGGGGTGCCGCGCTTGATGACCGTCACGGAGATTGCGCAGGAGCACGGGGTTAGCCGGCAGTCGGTGCACTCGTACCGGACGCGCGGCACCTTCCCGAAACCCGTCGAGGGCGAGGGCAGCACACGACCCCGGTTCCGCGCCGATGAGGTGGCCGCGTGGTTCGCCGCGAATCCGCCGAGCCCCGGCAAGCGCACGGACCTCACCCCGCCACCACAAGGAGAGCCAGTGCCCACGACGACGGATCCCCGCAGTGATCTTTATGCCTTCGCCATGGACGGCAAGGAGCACTCCCCGGGGAACTCTGAGCGAGCCAGCGAGAGGATCGACGCCTTCCGGGCGGCGGTTGTCATCGAGGTGGTGGAGGCACTGCAGGAGCGGGCGGGAGAGCTGTCCAAGCTGGCCGAGGAGAAGATGAGCGATGCCCTGGAGGACAAGGCGCAGGTGTGGCATGAGGCAGCCGAGATGGCTCGGCGGTTGAAGCGGAAGGCGGAGGCGCAGGATGGATGA
- a CDS encoding 3'-5' exoribonuclease, whose translation MRIFYDTEFLEDGHTIELISIGMVAEDGRELYAVNEDISKDPLHERICKHQWLMENVIPHLPLFTGGSAKGHGRLSMSLTYRGFFNLDMKSNTVMPPRMIRNAVRDFVLAAPDPQLWAWYGAYDHVALAQLFGRMIDLPEGVPMWTNDLKQEAARLGNPTLPEQPDGVHNALADARHNLVRAQYLDEIARAK comes from the coding sequence ATGCGGATCTTCTACGACACCGAGTTCCTCGAGGACGGCCACACCATCGAATTGATCAGCATCGGCATGGTCGCCGAGGACGGCCGCGAGCTGTACGCCGTGAACGAGGACATCAGCAAGGACCCGCTCCACGAGCGAATCTGCAAGCACCAGTGGCTGATGGAAAACGTCATCCCGCACCTTCCGCTCTTCACAGGTGGCTCGGCCAAGGGACACGGACGCCTGTCGATGTCCTTGACCTACCGAGGCTTCTTCAACCTCGACATGAAGAGCAACACCGTCATGCCACCGAGAATGATCCGCAACGCCGTCCGCGACTTCGTCCTCGCCGCGCCCGACCCGCAACTGTGGGCCTGGTACGGCGCGTACGACCACGTCGCCCTGGCGCAGCTCTTCGGCCGGATGATCGACCTGCCCGAGGGCGTGCCGATGTGGACCAACGACCTCAAGCAGGAGGCCGCGCGGCTCGGCAATCCGACGTTGCCCGAGCAGCCAGACGGTGTGCACAACGCGCTGGCCGACGCCCGGCACAACCTGGTCCGCGCGCAGTACCTCGACGAGATCGCGAGGGCGAAGTGA
- a CDS encoding DUF2303 family protein, with amino-acid sequence MTYTELSSTNGEAQTIVDTALASADPAELEPGKYYAFVTPGGLHEVDLTGPEYTGVPPRKAGTTTVRDAVSFHAYYSKHADDDTEVYADAERLTVTAVLDAHTADGARWAGHRLHLALRETTAWQQWFRNDGQFLDQETFAEFLEDHLPELLEPSAADMLEIAQFFQAAQKVDFQSATRLSSGQRQFQYVETATTKAGQKGQLTVPETFVIGLVPFEGSEGYRLTARLRYRIGQNGLRLGYKLERPDEICKTAFADVVKAIGEQIDTPVMNGTSA; translated from the coding sequence ATGACCTACACCGAACTCAGCAGCACCAACGGCGAAGCCCAGACCATCGTCGACACCGCCCTCGCGAGCGCCGACCCGGCCGAACTCGAGCCCGGCAAGTACTACGCGTTCGTCACCCCCGGCGGCCTCCACGAGGTCGACCTGACCGGGCCCGAGTACACCGGCGTCCCCCCGCGGAAGGCCGGCACCACCACCGTCCGCGACGCCGTCTCCTTCCACGCCTACTACAGCAAGCACGCCGACGACGACACCGAGGTGTACGCCGACGCCGAACGCCTCACCGTCACCGCCGTCCTCGACGCCCACACCGCCGACGGCGCCCGCTGGGCCGGGCACCGCCTCCACCTCGCCCTCCGCGAGACCACCGCCTGGCAGCAGTGGTTCCGCAACGACGGCCAGTTCCTCGACCAGGAGACGTTCGCCGAGTTCCTCGAGGACCACCTGCCCGAGCTCCTGGAGCCGTCCGCCGCGGACATGCTGGAGATCGCCCAGTTCTTTCAGGCCGCGCAGAAGGTCGACTTCCAGTCCGCGACCCGACTGAGCAGCGGGCAGCGACAGTTCCAGTACGTGGAGACCGCCACCACCAAGGCCGGGCAGAAGGGACAGCTGACCGTCCCCGAGACCTTCGTCATCGGCCTCGTGCCGTTCGAAGGCAGCGAGGGCTACCGGCTCACCGCCCGGCTCCGCTACCGCATCGGGCAGAACGGTCTCCGCCTCGGCTACAAGCTGGAGCGCCCCGACGAGATCTGTAAGACCGCGTTCGCCGACGTCGTCAAGGCGATCGGCGAGCAGATCGACACCCCGGTCATGAACGGGACGTCGGCCTGA
- a CDS encoding histone-like nucleoid-structuring protein Lsr2: MTIAALRNLLAEIDAQGGPEAARRWRLDIPDTEGTPDPMTTTTDPGVLPPLVTVRPPAPDEDPERLPVGRLLAWGDQRDDPEVQAQAARARAALVGLRARYAADRELSALAAEREQLEQRLAEVQAREQQLAPVKPKRKSPEYDAQTVRAWADDNGIECPSRGRVPKQVLEAWRAAQAAESA, encoded by the coding sequence ATGACCATCGCCGCCCTCCGCAACCTCCTCGCCGAGATCGACGCCCAGGGCGGCCCCGAAGCCGCCCGACGGTGGCGCCTCGACATCCCCGACACCGAAGGGACACCCGACCCGATGACCACCACGACCGATCCCGGCGTTCTGCCGCCGCTCGTCACTGTCCGCCCGCCGGCCCCGGATGAGGATCCGGAACGCCTGCCCGTCGGCCGGCTCCTCGCGTGGGGTGACCAGCGCGACGACCCCGAGGTGCAGGCGCAGGCAGCGCGGGCCCGTGCTGCTCTCGTCGGTCTGCGCGCTCGGTACGCCGCGGACCGGGAGCTGAGCGCGCTCGCCGCTGAGCGGGAGCAGCTGGAGCAGCGCCTGGCCGAAGTGCAGGCCCGGGAGCAGCAGCTGGCCCCCGTGAAGCCGAAGCGGAAGTCACCCGAGTACGACGCCCAGACGGTGCGCGCCTGGGCCGACGACAACGGCATCGAGTGCCCATCGCGCGGCCGCGTGCCGAAGCAAGTCCTCGAGGCATGGCGCGCGGCGCAGGCCGCGGAGTCCGCGTGA
- a CDS encoding helix-turn-helix domain-containing protein, with the protein MPNPPNKGGLHGNQRAVDEDDYRQVAALHAQGLGRNEIARRINRAQRTVSVIAAELGLAFDVTMTEEATRHRVAQLAALRADTAMDLHLDALKLTQSMWEPATIFNFGGKENTFNSEPVDEPPPIDKKNLMAAAGIALEKSLKLVPPADDTGAEDARSMLGQLMVGLKTAYEQAVSEEGSAGEEAEGESP; encoded by the coding sequence ATGCCCAACCCGCCCAACAAAGGAGGCCTCCACGGCAACCAGCGGGCCGTCGACGAAGACGACTACCGGCAGGTCGCCGCCCTCCACGCCCAAGGCCTCGGCCGCAACGAGATCGCCCGCCGCATCAACCGGGCGCAGCGCACCGTCTCCGTCATCGCCGCCGAACTCGGCCTGGCCTTCGACGTCACCATGACCGAAGAAGCCACCCGGCACCGCGTCGCCCAGCTCGCCGCCCTCCGCGCCGACACCGCGATGGACCTCCACCTCGACGCGTTGAAGCTCACCCAGTCCATGTGGGAGCCCGCCACGATCTTCAATTTCGGCGGCAAGGAGAACACGTTCAACTCCGAGCCGGTCGACGAACCACCGCCCATCGACAAGAAGAACCTGATGGCCGCCGCCGGCATCGCCCTGGAGAAGTCCCTCAAGCTCGTCCCGCCCGCCGACGACACCGGCGCCGAAGACGCCCGCTCGATGCTCGGCCAGCTGATGGTGGGGCTGAAGACGGCGTACGAGCAGGCCGTGAGCGAGGAGGGCAGCGCCGGCGAGGAGGCGGAAGGTGAGTCTCCTTGA
- a CDS encoding DnaB-like helicase N-terminal domain-containing protein, producing MDNVRPLNPRDLADEDGLNRTPPGDPEAERALLARCIHHPEEYTAAADIITAEDFTQPGHRLIWEVIGHQLAENKPVDPITLRAAIDNLGQLRAVAGGNLLFEVSNAVGPTDAETYADIVHAKTRLRRIDNLAVRLRSGVLNGGTLDELEEHITSFVKDRSDTHSTGASRFVPGGSFILDRPDTVPAIWGEGDNVLWAEGEALIIAGPPGVGKTTVGQQVLLAAIGIRPHALGLAVRPAKRVLYLASDRPQQAARSMARMVTDEHRNILNQHLTFWPGPPPADFIKDPGVLLRLARQADADVVCLDSLKDMAGELASEEGGQAINSAIQRTLVEGIEVLALHHHRKQGGGKDGGKEPTSLDELYGSTWITAGAGSVVSLWGSAGDPIVSLKHLKQPAAECGPWRLKHDHPQGVTEIWHEVDVLDILAHAKGTLTAHQLACQIYSPDKGKPSASEVEKARRKLDQLVEKGLAHKIVNGGGRGSQTGYVAAFSPSGEVAEGA from the coding sequence GTGGACAACGTCCGCCCCCTGAACCCGCGCGACCTGGCGGACGAAGACGGCCTCAACCGGACCCCTCCCGGCGACCCAGAAGCCGAACGGGCCCTACTCGCCCGCTGCATCCACCACCCCGAGGAATACACCGCAGCAGCCGACATCATCACCGCCGAGGACTTCACCCAGCCCGGGCACCGCCTCATCTGGGAGGTCATCGGCCACCAGCTCGCCGAGAACAAGCCCGTCGACCCCATCACGCTCCGGGCCGCCATCGACAACCTCGGTCAGCTCCGCGCCGTGGCCGGCGGCAACCTCCTCTTCGAGGTGTCCAACGCCGTCGGCCCCACCGACGCCGAGACGTACGCCGACATCGTCCACGCCAAGACCCGGCTACGCCGCATCGACAACCTCGCCGTACGCCTGCGCTCCGGCGTCCTCAATGGCGGCACCCTCGACGAACTCGAAGAGCACATCACCTCGTTCGTCAAAGACCGCTCCGACACCCACAGCACAGGCGCCAGCCGGTTCGTCCCCGGCGGATCGTTCATCCTCGACAGGCCCGACACCGTCCCCGCCATCTGGGGCGAAGGCGACAACGTGCTGTGGGCCGAAGGGGAAGCCCTCATCATCGCCGGGCCCCCCGGCGTCGGAAAAACCACCGTCGGCCAGCAGGTCCTCCTCGCCGCCATCGGGATCCGCCCCCACGCCCTCGGCCTCGCCGTACGCCCCGCCAAGCGCGTCCTCTACCTGGCCAGCGACCGGCCCCAGCAAGCCGCCCGCTCCATGGCCCGCATGGTCACCGACGAACACCGCAACATCCTCAACCAGCACCTCACCTTCTGGCCCGGCCCGCCCCCCGCCGACTTCATCAAGGACCCCGGCGTCCTCCTCCGTCTCGCCCGCCAGGCCGACGCCGACGTCGTCTGCCTCGACTCCCTCAAGGACATGGCCGGCGAACTCGCCTCCGAGGAAGGCGGACAGGCCATCAACTCCGCGATCCAGCGGACCCTCGTCGAAGGGATCGAAGTCCTCGCACTCCACCACCACCGCAAGCAGGGCGGCGGCAAGGACGGCGGCAAGGAACCCACCAGCCTCGACGAGCTGTACGGCTCCACGTGGATCACCGCGGGCGCCGGGTCCGTCGTCAGCCTCTGGGGTTCCGCAGGCGACCCGATCGTCTCTCTGAAGCACCTCAAGCAGCCGGCCGCCGAGTGCGGCCCGTGGCGGCTCAAGCACGACCACCCGCAGGGCGTCACCGAGATCTGGCACGAGGTCGACGTCCTCGACATCCTCGCGCATGCCAAGGGGACGCTCACCGCCCACCAGTTGGCCTGCCAGATCTACTCCCCGGACAAGGGCAAGCCGTCCGCGTCCGAGGTGGAGAAGGCCCGCCGCAAGCTTGACCAGCTTGTGGAGAAGGGTCTCGCCCACAAGATCGTCAACGGTGGCGGGCGGGGGAGCCAGACGGGGTACGTGGCCGCGTTCTCCCCGTCCGGTGAAGTCGCCGAGGGGGCCTGA
- a CDS encoding XRE family transcriptional regulator — MPKLHRKDDGRPLRDAMARAGLSIPALAKATQRVDPAGKGVSAATVGRLAGQGKTARESCELKTAWLVADALHKETSAPLQDLFAMPTHSTSIIERSTPDAEEE; from the coding sequence ATGCCCAAACTGCACCGCAAGGACGACGGACGACCGCTCAGAGACGCCATGGCCCGCGCCGGCCTCTCCATCCCTGCACTCGCCAAGGCGACGCAGCGGGTGGACCCGGCCGGGAAGGGCGTGAGCGCCGCGACCGTCGGCCGGCTCGCGGGGCAGGGCAAGACGGCCCGCGAAAGCTGCGAGCTGAAGACGGCCTGGCTCGTCGCCGACGCGCTCCACAAGGAGACGAGCGCCCCCCTCCAGGACCTCTTTGCCATGCCCACACATTCGACTTCGATTATCGAAAGGTCAACCCCTGATGCCGAGGAAGAGTGA
- a CDS encoding PBSX family phage terminase large subunit: MSLLDALPLSRKQIISVVEATARINAWEGSVRSGKTIASLICWLAFVADAPSGGELVMVGRTRDSLYRNVIQPLTNPEIFGPLSKQIKYNPGAPIAYIMGRTVHVLGANDAKAEPKVRGMTCSGAYVDEATTLPKTFFDQLLARCSVTGARVFTTTNPDNPAHWFRKEYLKRPVETGLRSWHFTLDDNPYLDPAYVAFLKTTYTGLFYRRNILGHWVQAEGAIYEAFDPERHVTVDLPRIDRWLCDAIDYGTTNPYADLLIGLGADRRLYVVSEYRWDSRAERRKMTDTEYSLARRRWLAGVPQPTTNVIGVAPEWTIVDPSAASYIEQLHRDGVSGVTAADNAVVDGIRTVSSLFAGDRLRIHPSAAGLLEEIPGYSWDDDAAEKGDDKPIKQDDHSCDALRYGVRTTEALWRPHIPMLLEVAA; encoded by the coding sequence GTGAGTCTCCTTGATGCACTGCCCCTGTCCCGCAAGCAGATCATCTCGGTCGTCGAGGCCACCGCGCGGATCAACGCGTGGGAGGGCAGCGTCCGTTCCGGGAAGACGATCGCGTCGCTGATCTGCTGGCTGGCGTTCGTCGCTGACGCCCCGTCCGGCGGCGAGCTGGTGATGGTGGGCCGCACCCGGGACTCGCTGTACCGGAACGTGATCCAGCCGCTGACCAACCCGGAGATCTTCGGGCCGCTCTCGAAGCAGATCAAGTACAACCCGGGCGCGCCGATCGCGTACATCATGGGCCGCACCGTCCACGTCCTGGGCGCCAACGACGCGAAGGCCGAGCCGAAGGTCCGCGGCATGACCTGCTCGGGCGCGTACGTGGACGAGGCGACGACGCTGCCGAAGACCTTCTTCGACCAGCTGCTCGCCCGTTGCTCCGTCACCGGGGCGCGGGTGTTCACCACGACCAACCCGGACAACCCGGCGCACTGGTTCCGCAAGGAGTACCTGAAGCGGCCCGTCGAGACCGGCCTGAGGTCGTGGCACTTCACCCTCGACGACAACCCGTACCTCGACCCGGCGTACGTCGCCTTCCTGAAGACGACCTACACGGGCCTGTTCTACCGGCGGAACATCCTCGGGCACTGGGTGCAGGCCGAGGGCGCGATCTACGAGGCGTTCGACCCGGAGCGGCACGTCACCGTCGACCTGCCGCGCATCGACCGCTGGCTGTGCGACGCGATCGACTACGGCACCACCAACCCGTACGCCGACCTCCTGATCGGCCTGGGCGCCGACCGGCGGCTGTACGTCGTCTCGGAGTACCGGTGGGACTCGCGGGCCGAGCGGCGGAAGATGACCGACACCGAGTACAGCCTGGCCCGCCGGCGCTGGCTCGCTGGCGTGCCGCAGCCGACGACGAACGTGATCGGCGTGGCTCCGGAGTGGACGATCGTCGACCCGTCGGCGGCTTCGTACATCGAGCAGCTGCACCGCGACGGCGTGTCCGGGGTGACCGCCGCGGACAACGCGGTGGTCGACGGGATCCGCACGGTGTCCTCACTGTTCGCGGGTGACCGGCTGCGGATCCACCCGTCGGCGGCCGGGCTGCTCGAGGAAATCCCGGGCTACTCCTGGGACGACGACGCTGCGGAGAAGGGCGACGACAAGCCGATCAAGCAGGACGACCACTCCTGTGACGCGCTCCGGTACGGGGTGCGGACGACGGAGGCTCTGTGGCGGCCGCACATTCCGATGCTGCTGGAGGTGGCTGCCTGA
- a CDS encoding exonuclease domain-containing protein — MSAFTDVRKLAWDTETTGPNPLEDRIVTAAIVVRGGGRDDRIFSWLINPGVPIPTEATAVHGIDDAKVQAEGQDPKTALEEIATNLVRAIEWGMPIVAFNQSFDWSILHHDLVRNGLPTMADRVGSGPLPLLDPHVIDKQVDERVRGSGQRKLKPTADRYGVALTDWHTAEADALAALLIAEAQFERYPYLNKWEPLDLFAAQQKWRAKQQASLQKWFRTKATPEQGGDPNKVLDGSWPLIPAPRAGGDA; from the coding sequence GTGAGCGCCTTCACCGACGTCCGCAAGCTGGCGTGGGACACCGAGACCACGGGCCCGAACCCGCTCGAAGACCGCATCGTCACCGCCGCGATCGTCGTCCGCGGCGGCGGCCGCGACGACCGTATTTTCTCCTGGCTGATCAACCCGGGCGTGCCGATCCCGACCGAGGCGACCGCCGTCCACGGCATCGACGACGCCAAGGTCCAGGCCGAAGGACAGGACCCGAAGACCGCCCTCGAGGAGATCGCCACCAACTTGGTGCGGGCCATCGAGTGGGGCATGCCGATCGTGGCGTTCAACCAGTCCTTCGACTGGTCGATCCTCCACCACGACCTGGTGCGCAACGGGCTCCCGACCATGGCCGACCGCGTCGGATCCGGCCCGCTTCCCCTGCTGGACCCTCACGTCATCGACAAGCAGGTCGACGAGCGTGTCAGGGGCTCTGGCCAGCGGAAGCTGAAGCCGACCGCCGACCGGTACGGCGTTGCATTGACCGACTGGCACACCGCCGAGGCCGACGCCCTGGCCGCGCTGCTCATCGCCGAGGCCCAGTTCGAGCGGTACCCGTACCTCAACAAGTGGGAGCCGCTCGACCTGTTCGCCGCGCAGCAGAAGTGGCGCGCCAAGCAGCAGGCCAGCCTCCAGAAGTGGTTCCGGACGAAGGCCACGCCGGAGCAGGGCGGCGACCCGAACAAGGTGCTCGACGGCTCGTGGCCGCTGATCCCCGCCCCGCGCGCGGGCGGTGACGCGTGA
- a CDS encoding DUF6221 family protein, which produces MDELVVWLRAQFDEDERTARIARHDPARVLREIDADRELLAEYERVLAAHDAHQRETARLAEAGEGADPFQVAALRREADYLPAMLHVLGRWTKRKAAVYADRPGYRDEWRP; this is translated from the coding sequence ATGGATGAGCTGGTGGTGTGGCTGCGCGCGCAGTTCGACGAGGACGAGCGGACCGCGCGGATCGCCCGCCATGATCCGGCGCGGGTGCTGCGCGAGATCGACGCGGACCGCGAACTGCTCGCCGAGTACGAGCGCGTGCTGGCCGCCCACGATGCTCACCAGCGGGAGACAGCCAGGCTCGCCGAAGCAGGTGAGGGCGCCGACCCGTTCCAGGTGGCCGCCCTGCGTCGGGAGGCGGACTACCTGCCCGCGATGCTGCACGTGCTGGGGCGGTGGACCAAGCGTAAAGCCGCCGTGTACGCGGACCGGCCCGGCTACCGCGACGAGTGGCGGCCGTAG
- a CDS encoding ERF family protein, with translation MTTIAERAAAAAGRTTGTDDLALPDEYVDQFPEQAPAPDPMADYEPGNDDPEMVPVHIAWLRVRREIRSIAKGQKYEEGRTKYNFRGADVVVQHFGPVTLKHGVHVLPVNVSTSYGGKQTKNGSMMRECTVTVTWQIMGPLGDTLTLQTAGEALDTSDKSTTKAQTVALRTLLLTAGLVPTGDRDPDADRIERGMDAPARSADSYRDELLDPKTSPGRIQQIGYEVSNARMLGSRVQNETGEWETLGDLGRRIHGERTGGGQ, from the coding sequence ATGACCACGATCGCTGAGCGGGCCGCCGCAGCCGCCGGCCGCACCACCGGGACCGACGACCTGGCACTGCCGGACGAGTACGTCGACCAGTTCCCCGAGCAGGCCCCGGCACCAGACCCGATGGCCGACTACGAGCCCGGCAACGACGACCCCGAGATGGTCCCCGTCCACATCGCGTGGCTCCGCGTCCGCCGCGAAATCCGCTCCATCGCCAAGGGCCAGAAGTACGAGGAAGGCCGCACCAAGTACAACTTCCGCGGCGCCGACGTCGTCGTCCAGCACTTCGGGCCCGTCACCCTCAAGCACGGAGTGCACGTCCTGCCGGTCAACGTGTCGACGTCGTACGGCGGCAAGCAGACCAAGAACGGCAGCATGATGCGCGAGTGCACCGTCACGGTCACCTGGCAGATCATGGGCCCCCTCGGCGACACCCTCACTCTCCAGACGGCGGGCGAGGCGCTGGACACCTCGGACAAGTCCACTACCAAGGCGCAGACGGTGGCGCTGCGGACGCTGCTCCTCACCGCCGGACTCGTCCCCACCGGGGACCGTGACCCGGACGCCGACCGCATCGAGCGCGGCATGGACGCCCCGGCCCGTTCCGCCGACTCCTACCGCGACGAGCTGCTGGACCCGAAGACCTCTCCGGGCCGCATCCAGCAGATCGGGTACGAGGTGTCCAACGCGCGGATGCTGGGCTCGCGGGTCCAGAACGAGACGGGTGAGTGGGAGACGCTCGGCGACCTCGGCCGGCGGATTCACGGCGAGCGCACGGGCGGTGGCCAGTGA